A genomic stretch from Helianthus annuus cultivar XRQ/B chromosome 1, HanXRQr2.0-SUNRISE, whole genome shotgun sequence includes:
- the LOC118491409 gene encoding uncharacterized protein LOC118491409: MEALHVAAVKANMEGIFNGVKTPNDGPVLSHLLYADDVLFVGDWSLSNFKNLARFLRCFHLASGLKVNFSKSLLYGVGVTNAEINNMALILSCKPGSFPFTYLGLPVGANMGLVKNWKPIIEKFENKLTLWKARMLSFGGRLTLIEAVLSNLPTYYFSLFSAPLAVIKQLERLRRKFLWGGCLEKNKISWVPWFKVVASKVEGGLGIGSLACTNKALIVKWCLRYKNENTSLWAKSISAFHCGTRRHASIPLNSSIAGVWKSIVNLGRVMHEPVVDVKARMVPYVGVGDKTLFWLDTWVGNRPLRDEFPTLFTLESDKRCFVQQRYKRINESLEWFWGSSVPLSLPEHLDAWSNCSGLLSSALLGPGPDRWLWRTGSSRDTYTVSRLRSELDHINIIPKQNCYLGFTGFRRR; the protein is encoded by the coding sequence ATGGAAGCTTTACATGTAGCCGCAGTCAAAGCCAACATGGAAGGAATTTTTAATGGCGTGAAAACTCCCAACGACGGTCCAGTACTATCACACCTCCTTTATGCAGATGATGTGTTGTTTGTCGGCGATTGGTCCTTGTCAAACTTCAAAAATCTTGCTAGATTTTTAAGATGTTTTCACCTTGCCTCCGGTCTTAAAGTCAACTTCAGCAAAAGTCTACTATACGGGGTCGGAGTAACCAATGCTGAGATTAATAACATGGCACTAATTCTCAGCTGCAAACCTGGCTCTTTTCCATTTACCTACCTCGGTCTCCCGGTTGGGGCAAATATGGGATTAGTAAAGAATTGGAAGCCGATTATCGAGAAGTTTGAGAACAAACTCACACTTTGGAAGGCCAGGATGTTATCTTTCGGAGGACGACTAACTCTAATCGAAGCAGTCTTAAGTAACCTTCCAACGTACTACTTTTCGTTATTTAGTGCACCACTCGCTGTCATCAAGCAATTGGAAAGATTACGCCGAAAATTCCTTTGGGGTGGCTGTCTGGAAAAAAACAAGATTAGTTGGGTGCCATGGTTCAAGGTAGTTGCGTCCAAGGTGGAAGGGGGTTTAGGCATCGGCAGCCTCGCCTGCACAAATAAAGCCTTGATCGTCAAATGGTGTCTTAGGTACAAAAACGAAAATACATCCTTATGGGCCAAATCAATCTCGGCTTTCCATTGTGGGACTCGACGTCATGCTTCTATTCCGCTCAATAGCTCGATAGCCGGGGTTTGGAAGTCCATTGTCAATTTGGGAAGGGTTATGCATGAACCGGTCGTTGATGTTAAAGCAAGGATGGTACCATACGTAGGAGTGGGAGATAAAACACTCTTCTGGCTGGACACTTGGGTGGGAAACAGGCCCCTCCGAGATGAATTCCCGACTCTTTTCACCTTGGAATCCGATAAAAGATGCTTCGTCCAGCAACGGTACAAGCGGATTAACGAATCATTGGAATGGTTTTGGGGCAGCTCCGTACCTCTTTCTCTACCAGAACACTTGGACGCTTGGTCGAACTGCTCTGGGTTGCTTAGCTCAGCATTGCTTGGGCCCGGCCCAGACCGCTGGCTATGGAGAACAGGATCTAGTAGGGACACCTACACCGTGAGTAGACTACGATCAGAACTCGATCATATTAACATCATCCCGAAACAAAACTGCTATCTTGGCTTCACTGGATTCCGAAGAAGGTGA